The window GGAGTCGATTCGGCTCCACAATATCGTCCACGACTAACTCAGACGCCAACCGGTATATATCAATATCTTTTCGATATTCTTCACGCTTTGCTTCCACAAATGCCGCTCTTTCTTCCGGTTCCATCGCTTCTATTTTATTGGCGTACACCGCGTTGACAGCGGCTTCCGGCCCCATCACCGCAATTTGGGCAGTCGGCAAAGCTAAACAACAGTCCGGTTCAAAAGCGGGACCCGCCATGGCATACAGGCCGGCTCCGTATGCTTTGCGGACAATCACAGTCATTTTTGGAACCGTTGCTTCGCTCATTGCCGCGATCATTTTGGCGCCATGGCGAATAATCCCTGCTTTTTCTACATTCGTTCCAATCATGAAACCGGGAACGTCCGCCAAGAATAAGAGCGGAATATGGAAGGCGTCGCACAAATGAATGAACTTAGCGGCTTTGTCGGCAGAATCATGAAACAACACGCCGCCTTTTACACGCGGTTGATTAGCAATAATACCAATCGGCTGCCCTTCTAAACGAGCAAGACCCGTAATAAGTTCAGCCGCAAATCTTTTTTTGATTTCACAAAAAGAATCTTCATCCACAATGCGGTCAATAAGCTGATACATATCAAAAGGAGCGTTCTGGTTTTTTGGAATGATGTCTTCGATTGACTGATCAAAAGATTTGAGAGATTTTTTTTCGGCTCGTTTCGGCTTTTGCGTGTAATTGTCCGGGAAGTATGTTAAATATCGGCGGGAAAACTCGATGGCTTCCTCTTCGGTTTTTACGAGCACATCACCGCAGCCCGAAACACTGCAATGCATTTTGGCTCCGCCCATTTGTTCAAGCGTCACTTTTTCGCCGATCACCATTTCCGCCATCCGCGGCGATCCTAAATACATGGAGGCATTTCCATCCACCATCACGACAATATCGCAAAAAGCGGGAATATAAGCGCCGCCAGCAGCCGAAGGGCCAAATAACAGACAGATTTGCGGAATTTTCCCTGAAAGTTTTACTTGATTGTAGAAGATTCTTCCCGCTCCTCTCCTTCCAGGAAACATCTCTATTTGGTCGGTAATTCGGGCTCCTGCGGAATCAACCAAATAAATGAGCGGACAGCGAAGCTTTTCTGCCGTTTCCTGAATTCGAATGATTTTTTCCACTGTTCTTTTTCCCCATGAACCAGCTTTCACAGTGGAATCATTGGCCATTACGCATACAGTGCGTCCATGAATTTTTCCAATCGCCGTCACGACTCCGTCCGCCGGAAGGTCACCGGCAAGACAATTGGCAAATAGCCCGTCCTCCGCTATTATATCTTCGTCGAACAGAAGCTTGAGGCGGTCACGGACAAATAATTTCCCTTTCGCTTTATTTTTCCGATGGTATGTTTCATTCCCACCTTTTAGCACTCCATCTTTTATCTCATGATAGTTGGTAAGAGCTGCTTTTATTTCCGACATTGGGTGCCCCTCCTTTATCTTCCCGTGTATCGGGGTTGTCGTTTTTCCTGAAACGCTTTGAGTCCTTCTATTCGGTCAGAACTATTTAAAAGAGCGTTATAAGCCAATTCTTCTATTTTTAAGCCTGTCATGATGTCCGTTTCCATCCCTTTGTTAACGGCTATTTTGGCTTGCCGCAAAGAAAGCGGAGCGTTTTCCACAAATTCTTTTGCCAGTTCAAAAGCCTTCTCCAGCACTCGTTCCGCTTCTACCGCGTATTCCACCAGTCCAAGTGTTTCGGCTTCTGCCCCTGAAATTTTACGAGCCGCAAAGATTAATTCTTTTGCTCTTCCTTTCCCGATTAATCTTGGAAGACGCTGAGTGCCTCCCGCACCGGGGATAATACCGAGAGAAGTCTCGGTCAATCCCAGTTTGGCATCTTGAGCAGCAATTCGAATATCGCATGCCAGCGCCAATTCCAAACCTCCTCCCATCGCAGCACCATTGATGGCGGCAATCGTCGGCTGAGGAACATTTTCCACTTCGTTGATGATGGAACGTATCTGTTGTACCGCCTGTTTCACTTCTTCTTCATCCATCCCTTTTCTTTCTTTCAAATCAGCGCCGGCACAGAAAAACGGACCGCTTCCCGTAATAATGACCGTTTGAATATCGCTCTGTCCTTTTATTGTTTGCAGCAGCTGTTTTAATTCACTGAGCAGCTGTTTTGACAAAGCATTAGCTGCTTCCGGGCGGTTTAAAATAATGATCGCTATCTTCTCCCTATGTTCCCATCGAACCATTTCACCCATCGCTTTTTCACTCCTTCCTCGTCCGTCTTGCCAACTCCATTTGTTTGCTTGACAACGGCTTTTCCAATTTTTCTTCTATAAAATGCGCCGCTTGAAGCAGACGATTCCGATCAATTCCCGTCTCAATCCCCATCCCCGTAAGCATGTAAAGCAAATCTTCCGTTGCGACATTTCCGGTAGCTCCTTCGGCATACGGACATCCCCCCAGCCCTCCGAGTGAACTGTCAAAAGTGGTTATCCCCATTTGCAAAGAAATGAGAACATTGGCTAACGCAGTCCCGCGAGTATCATGAAAATGCATCGCAAACTGATCCGCTTTATAAGATTTCAAAAGTTCTGAAAGCAAAGCTTCTACTTGAGACGGTACGCCAACGCCAATCGTATCGCCGAGAGAAATTTCATCCACACCCATTTCAAGAAGCCGATCTACCACCCTTTTGACTTGAGAAACCGGAATCTCCCCTTCATACGGACAAGCAATCACTGTGGATACGTATCCGCGCACCGTTTTTCCGGCAGATTTGGCTTCTGCCACGACTTCTTCTAAAACCGGAAAAGTTTCAGATATGGATTTGTTTATATTTTTTTGATTATGCGTTTCACTGGCTGACATAAACAGACAGACTTCGTCCACGTCCGCTTTCAACGCTCTTTCCAATCCTCTCAAGTTCGGAACAAGCGCTGCATACTTGACTCCTTCTTTTCTATAGATCTTGGAAAATACCTCTTCGGCATCGGCGAGCTGCGGAATCCATTTCGGGTTGACGAAAGAACTCACTTCAATCGAAACAAGCCCCGCCTCAGACAGCCGATTGATCCATTCCGCTTTGACATCAGAAGAAAGAATTTTATCTTCATTTTGGAGACCATCCCGGGGGCCAACTTCTTTAATGTGTACTTTCTTGGGCCATTTCAAAAACATCCCCTCCCTACTCCATTTCGATCAAATCGTCCCCTTCGTTGACAAAATCCCCTTCTTGAACATGAATGGCTTTTACGATTCCCTCTTCTTCTGAAGAAATGGGAATTTCCATTTTCATTGATTCGAGAATGATCACATCTTGACCTGATGTAATTTTCTCCCCCTCTGATACTAGTATTTTCCACACACTTCCGGCCATGCTCGCTTGAATGGCACTCATATTTTCATCCCCCTGACATCCTATTTCTCGTATTCCGCCAACAAATTATTGCCTCCTTTTCCATCATTTCTCGTCGTTACCCAATTTTCTATAGCAAACAAGGAAAGGCGGCCTTTATTTTTATAGAAAATTCAGATATTTTTTCGTATACATCTTACTGATGGTCATAATGAAAAACTATGAAGGCAAGGTATGATTCTCCTTTTTCAATCAGCTCCCTTATGACGTTTTCGGCTGCTTGGTGCTTTCTTGCAAATAATGACGATTCACAAACTGCGTTGTCGTGTCTCCGGCTAAAAACCGCTCATGGGACACCGTTTTTAAAAGCATTGGGATATTGGTTTTAATCCCTTCAATTTGATAGTGTTTCAGAGCCTCGATCAACCGATTGCACGCTTCTTGACGGTCTTTTCCCCAGGCAATCAATTTGCCGATCATCGGATCGTAAAATGGAGTGATCACCGTCCCTTTTTCGATGGCCGTTTCATGCCGAATGCCCTCCCCTTCCGGCAATCGCAGAAAAGTGATTTTGCCTGGCGATGGATAAAATGTATTCGGATCTTCCGCATAAATTCTTACTTCAATCGCATGGCCGTCTCTTTTGATATCTTCTTGGGAAAATTCCAACCTTTCTCCGGCTGCTATTTTGATTTGGTGCTCAACAAGATCCAGTCCGGTGATTTCTTCTGTGACAGGATGTTCCACTTGAAGTCTTGTGTTCATTTCCAAAAAGTAAAAATTTTGATTTTTATCGACTAAACATTCCATCGTACCCGCATTGGTATAGCCGATTTTCCGAACCGCTTGCAGCGCAGACGCCAACATTTTTTTCCGAGTAGATTCGC of the Bacillus smithii genome contains:
- a CDS encoding acyl-CoA carboxylase subunit beta; the encoded protein is MSEIKAALTNYHEIKDGVLKGGNETYHRKNKAKGKLFVRDRLKLLFDEDIIAEDGLFANCLAGDLPADGVVTAIGKIHGRTVCVMANDSTVKAGSWGKRTVEKIIRIQETAEKLRCPLIYLVDSAGARITDQIEMFPGRRGAGRIFYNQVKLSGKIPQICLLFGPSAAGGAYIPAFCDIVVMVDGNASMYLGSPRMAEMVIGEKVTLEQMGGAKMHCSVSGCGDVLVKTEEEAIEFSRRYLTYFPDNYTQKPKRAEKKSLKSFDQSIEDIIPKNQNAPFDMYQLIDRIVDEDSFCEIKKRFAAELITGLARLEGQPIGIIANQPRVKGGVLFHDSADKAAKFIHLCDAFHIPLLFLADVPGFMIGTNVEKAGIIRHGAKMIAAMSEATVPKMTVIVRKAYGAGLYAMAGPAFEPDCCLALPTAQIAVMGPEAAVNAVYANKIEAMEPEERAAFVEAKREEYRKDIDIYRLASELVVDDIVEPNRLREELSRRLEVYMSKYLVFSERKHPVYPV
- a CDS encoding enoyl-CoA hydratase codes for the protein MGEMVRWEHREKIAIIILNRPEAANALSKQLLSELKQLLQTIKGQSDIQTVIITGSGPFFCAGADLKERKGMDEEEVKQAVQQIRSIINEVENVPQPTIAAINGAAMGGGLELALACDIRIAAQDAKLGLTETSLGIIPGAGGTQRLPRLIGKGRAKELIFAARKISGAEAETLGLVEYAVEAERVLEKAFELAKEFVENAPLSLRQAKIAVNKGMETDIMTGLKIEELAYNALLNSSDRIEGLKAFQEKRQPRYTGR
- a CDS encoding hydroxymethylglutaryl-CoA lyase — protein: MFLKWPKKVHIKEVGPRDGLQNEDKILSSDVKAEWINRLSEAGLVSIEVSSFVNPKWIPQLADAEEVFSKIYRKEGVKYAALVPNLRGLERALKADVDEVCLFMSASETHNQKNINKSISETFPVLEEVVAEAKSAGKTVRGYVSTVIACPYEGEIPVSQVKRVVDRLLEMGVDEISLGDTIGVGVPSQVEALLSELLKSYKADQFAMHFHDTRGTALANVLISLQMGITTFDSSLGGLGGCPYAEGATGNVATEDLLYMLTGMGIETGIDRNRLLQAAHFIEEKLEKPLSSKQMELARRTRKE
- a CDS encoding acetyl-CoA carboxylase biotin carboxyl carrier protein subunit, yielding MSAIQASMAGSVWKILVSEGEKITSGQDVIILESMKMEIPISSEEEGIVKAIHVQEGDFVNEGDDLIEME